The Pirellulales bacterium sequence TCCCCGTTTTGCTCCGCGGACTGCGCAAAAGGGGGACAGTCCCCGCCGGATTGGTTAAGCATTTTTACCCTTTCAGCACGCGCGCCAATTCGGCATGCGACGTCGTCCCTTTCACCACCAACACGGTGCCTTCCTCTTGCAGCGTGCGCATCCCGGCCTTCCGCGCTGCGGCACGGACGGCGTCGAGCTTCGGCGTCGTTTTCAGCGCCTGCCGCACGCCATCGTCGACGACCAACAACTCGAAGACCGCGGTCCGTCCCTTGTAGCCCAACCCAAGGCATTCCGGGCATGGCGGCGGAGGCTGCTGGCCGGCGGGGGGCGGCGAAGGCGGACGATACAGCTCCGGCACCCGACCCGCCGGAATGCCGAGCTGCGCGAGCGCTTCCGGCGCAGGCGCGTAGGCCTCCTTGCAGGCCTCGCACAGCTTGCGGATCATCCGCTGATTGACGACCCCGGTCACCGCCGGGGCGAACGTCGCCGCCGGCACCTTGAGCATCAACACCCGCAAGAGCGCCTCGGCGCACTCTTTGGCGCGAATGCCGCTGATCACCAGCCGGTCCGAGCCGACCTCGTCGCACAGGAAATCGACCGTTTGGGCGTCGGCCATGTCTCGCAACACGATCACGTTCGGATAGCTGCGAACTACCTTAGTCAGCGCTGTGATTACCGTTTCGCCCGCTTTGCTATCGAAGGTGGTCACCTGCACGTTCTGGATCTCGTGCTCGCGCCGGGCAGCGTCTTCCACCGCCACCACGTCGCGCATGAACCGATCGAGCGAGCGGATCGAAGTGTCGAGCGTGGTCGTCAGCCCGCCGGCGGGCAACGCCGAAAAGAGGACAAACCCCTTCGGGCGGCCGAGCACCTCGCCGAGCTGCTCGACGACCTTATTGCGCATGCCCAACTCGTCGAAAGTCCACATGCGATCGATGGGGTCGGTCAACTGGATCACGGCGCGTTCGCCGGTTTGCACCCCTTGACTGACGATCCGGCAATTGCGCTTGGTTCCCTGATACTCGACGGCAAACGTGCCTTCCTGCTTCGCTTGCCGCTGGTTGGCGTTGAGCGCGGCGACCGTCTTGAGAACGGCAAGCATCGGGTCGCCGCCGATCCGATCGAGCGGCTCGTAGACGTGCCAGACGCCGTCGATCTGATAGCGCACGCCGACGGCCGCCTCCGTGTAGTCGAGCATGACGGCGTCGGCCCGATGCTCGATCATGTCGGCAATCAGCTCGCGCGCGACGGGAAAGCCGGGGGATTGCTTGGCCAAGAGGGAATTGGCCGTGTTCTCGCGATCGGTTTTGCCTCCTTGCCCCGTGAAATTGACCGGCGGGCCCTCTTTCTTGGCCTTCTTTTTTGCCGGATCGACTTTAACGCCGAACTGCTTGATCCGATGCTCGTACAGGTGCCGCAAATGGTCGGGCGTCAGGATCCGCTTCTCGGCGGAGACGGCCGAATTGCGAACGATGATGTACGTGGCCAGCGGCCCGACATAAGCCAAGATCAGCAGAAAGAAGCCGATCGCGAACAACGGAATCATCCACAGCAGCAAGAACGCCGCCACGAAACTGAAGAACACGACGGGATTCCAGAGCGCGTAGTTCAATCGCATCCGCTGGCAATCCTGGTTGACAAAATCGGTCGTCTTGACCCACAGCAGAAACACCAGCCAGCAGAGGATGATCTTCGGGAGGCTGAGATAGCCCCCCGCCCCGCGAGAAAACGACCCTGGCATGTTGGGCCAGTTGCCCGGCGAATCCGCCCAGGCGGTTTGCGCATTGGCCAGCACCACGAGCGCCGCAAACGGAATTGCCGTCGCTCGAGCGGTCGCGGCGCCGAGCGCCTTGCGGATGCCAGCCATCAAAGAATCCCAGGTTGCGTAACGTCGATGCCTTTGAGCGCCATTTTGAGGGCCTCGGTGTTCGGGGCGACCTCCAGGGCGACTGCGCGGTCGATCAAGTCCCGATCGACCAGGTCCTTCAAGCTGAGCGTGAAATCCTGCATCCCATCCTTGCTCGACATCCGGATCAGGTCGGAGAGCTTCTCGTCGCGGGCTTCGAGAATCAGCTTCTTGACCGACGGGCTGAAGGTCATGATCTCGACGGCAGGAACGCGTCCGACGCCCGGCTTGATCGACGGCAAGAGTTTTTGCGATACGATCGCCTTCATGTTGAACGCGATCGCGCTGCGCAGCGACGGGTGCAACTCTTGGGGAAAGAGATCGAGGATGCGGCCGATTGTCGTGGGGGCGCTCGATGCATGGATCGTGCCGAACACGAGGTGCCCCGTCTCGGCCGCCTGGATGGCCGTCAAGAACGTTTCGCGATCGCGCATCTCACCGACGACCATCACATCAGGGTCTTCGCGGACGGCGTGCTTCATCCCCAGTCCGAAATCCCTCACGTCGATGCCGATCTCGCGCTGGTTGATCAGGCATTTGTCTTCCGTGAACGTGAATTCGATCGGGTCTTCGAGCGTCAGGATGTGCTTGCGATAGTGGGCGTTGATCCAGTTGAGCATCGAGGCGATCGTGGTCGATTTGCCCGAACCGGTCACGCCGGAGAGCAAAACCATCCCCTGATCGAACTTGCACAGCTCCTCCATGATCGGCGGCAGATTGAGCTTCGCGAAATCGGGGATGAAGCGATTCACGCGCCGTGCAACCAACCCCAAATGTCCTTGCTGCTGCAAGACGTTGACGCGGAACCGCCAGGCATTGCCGTCGACGTCGATGATGTGCGCGAAATCGACGCCACCATCCTCGTCCAAGAGCTTGCGGAGACGGGTGTCGAGCATCGGCATGATCAGCCGCACGGCCTCCGCGTTGTCCAGCGGCCCGCGGTTCATCGGCCGCAGCGAGCCGTTCACCCGCACATAGGGCGGGCGATCCACTTTCAGGTGCAGGTCGCTTCCTTCGAGCTTCACCACGGCGCGGAATATCTTGTCGATATCCAATTCCTGGCGCTGCATCAGGAATCGATCTTCAACTTCGTCCGTGACGACCGCGTTATTGGCTTTGTGGGGGTTCACGTGGGCCGCTTCCTTCTTCTCTTTGAAAATCTCAGGCCGCGGTTCGGCTAGCCGTGCCGCGGACCGGGATGCCTCGCTCGTGCATGTGCCGCTTGACTTGTGCGATCGTGAATTCGCCGAAATGGAAAATGCCGGCCGCCAGCGCCGCGTCGGCGTGGCCGAGCAGAATGGCATCGGCGAAATGCTCGGGCCGGCCGGCGCCGCCGCTAGCCACCACCGGGATCGAAACGGCTCGGCTCACGGCCGCGGTGATTTCGAGATCGAAACCGTTCTTCGTGCCGTCAGCGTCCATGCTGGTGAGCACAATCTCGCCCGCCCCGAGTTGCTCGACCTCTTTCGCCCAGGCGACCGCTTCGAGTCCCGTGCCGATCCGCCCGCCGTTGATGTGAACTTCCCAGACCTCGCGGCCATCTTTGCGCACGCGCTTGGGGTCGATATTCACCACGATGCACTGGCTGCCGAACCGCCGGGCCGCTTGGCGGATGAACTCATGATCGCGGACGGCGGCCGAATTGATCGAGACTTTGTCGCTCCCGGCGTTCAGCAGGTCGCGGATATCGTCGATGGTGCGGATGCCGCCGCCGACAGTGAGCGGCATGAACACGACCTCGGCTGTGCGGCGAACCACGGCGAGCATGATCGCCCGACCTTCGTGGCTGGCCGTGATGTCGAGGAACACGAGTTCATCGGCCCCTTCGCTCTCATAGCGGGCGGCAACTTCGACCGGGTCGCCCGCGTCGCGGAGGTTGAGGAAATTCGTCCCCTTCACGACGCGGCCGCGATCGACATCCAGACAGGGAATAACGCGCTTGGCGAGCATGCAACGACCACCGGGAATCAGGGACTATGAAAAAGGGGACTGGCTCCGAGCACCCTCCGAATATCGCTCGCCAGAGCGGATCAAAGCGAGGTGCCTGTCCCCTTTTTCACAGGCCCGCTTTTTTTATGGTCCCGCAGTCCTGCGAGCACAGTCCTGACGAGACGAGACCGCCGAACTTTTCTGTCCATTCCGATCTACCGCTCGGCCGTTAATCGCCGAGCAAACCTACACTTTAAGTCCCGCCGGGCCCCCGGTCAACCCGCCCGTTTTTCTCCGTTTCGCCCGCCGGTTTTCGCCCTAGAGCTGGAAAACTAGCGAGCGCGCTCCGCAACGGGTATACTCGCGACTTGGAATCTGGCAACCCAACTACCAATTCTTTCCGGAGCGACATCGATGCCGTCATTCAGAACTCGACTTTGCACCGCCGCCGTGCTCGTTTTGTTGTTTGTGCCTTCACTCCGCGCGCTGCATGCCGACGAGGCTTCGGCCAAAGCAGGGGCGGCCGACGAGACCTCCGCGCCGAACACCCTCAGCGAGAGCGAGAAGGCGGCCGGCTGGAAGCTGCTGTTCGATGGCAAGACGACTGACGGCTGGCACACGTTCAAGCGAAAAGACGTTCTTCCCGGCTGG is a genomic window containing:
- a CDS encoding ATPase, T2SS/T4P/T4SS family, whose amino-acid sequence is MAGIRKALGAATARATAIPFAALVVLANAQTAWADSPGNWPNMPGSFSRGAGGYLSLPKIILCWLVFLLWVKTTDFVNQDCQRMRLNYALWNPVVFFSFVAAFLLLWMIPLFAIGFFLLILAYVGPLATYIIVRNSAVSAEKRILTPDHLRHLYEHRIKQFGVKVDPAKKKAKKEGPPVNFTGQGGKTDRENTANSLLAKQSPGFPVARELIADMIEHRADAVMLDYTEAAVGVRYQIDGVWHVYEPLDRIGGDPMLAVLKTVAALNANQRQAKQEGTFAVEYQGTKRNCRIVSQGVQTGERAVIQLTDPIDRMWTFDELGMRNKVVEQLGEVLGRPKGFVLFSALPAGGLTTTLDTSIRSLDRFMRDVVAVEDAARREHEIQNVQVTTFDSKAGETVITALTKVVRSYPNVIVLRDMADAQTVDFLCDEVGSDRLVISGIRAKECAEALLRVLMLKVPAATFAPAVTGVVNQRMIRKLCEACKEAYAPAPEALAQLGIPAGRVPELYRPPSPPPAGQQPPPPCPECLGLGYKGRTAVFELLVVDDGVRQALKTTPKLDAVRAAARKAGMRTLQEEGTVLVVKGTTSHAELARVLKG
- a CDS encoding PilT/PilU family type 4a pilus ATPase, with translation MQRQELDIDKIFRAVVKLEGSDLHLKVDRPPYVRVNGSLRPMNRGPLDNAEAVRLIMPMLDTRLRKLLDEDGGVDFAHIIDVDGNAWRFRVNVLQQQGHLGLVARRVNRFIPDFAKLNLPPIMEELCKFDQGMVLLSGVTGSGKSTTIASMLNWINAHYRKHILTLEDPIEFTFTEDKCLINQREIGIDVRDFGLGMKHAVREDPDVMVVGEMRDRETFLTAIQAAETGHLVFGTIHASSAPTTIGRILDLFPQELHPSLRSAIAFNMKAIVSQKLLPSIKPGVGRVPAVEIMTFSPSVKKLILEARDEKLSDLIRMSSKDGMQDFTLSLKDLVDRDLIDRAVALEVAPNTEALKMALKGIDVTQPGIL
- the hisF gene encoding imidazole glycerol phosphate synthase subunit HisF, whose translation is MLAKRVIPCLDVDRGRVVKGTNFLNLRDAGDPVEVAARYESEGADELVFLDITASHEGRAIMLAVVRRTAEVVFMPLTVGGGIRTIDDIRDLLNAGSDKVSINSAAVRDHEFIRQAARRFGSQCIVVNIDPKRVRKDGREVWEVHINGGRIGTGLEAVAWAKEVEQLGAGEIVLTSMDADGTKNGFDLEITAAVSRAVSIPVVASGGAGRPEHFADAILLGHADAALAAGIFHFGEFTIAQVKRHMHERGIPVRGTASRTAA